In a single window of the Flavivirga spongiicola genome:
- the recO gene encoding DNA repair protein RecO — protein MLTTTNAIVLSKLKYRDNDLIVKCYTQQLGVVSFLLRGVLKSKKGHSKAAYFQLLSQLQLIIVYKNNRSLQAIKETKLNTIYTSLHSNVLKSSIVMFLSEVLSNTLKEEEKNETLYSYIETTLMWLDTHSEYSNFHLLFLLNLTKYLGFYPDTKNTDYPFFNLAEGKFEAKSQGRYSLSGENLTLLKQLLGTTFDALSTVEINAKQRQSFLSMILLYFELHLGSFKTPKSLLIFNQVFN, from the coding sequence ATGTTAACTACTACGAATGCCATCGTTTTATCCAAATTAAAATATAGAGATAACGACTTAATCGTTAAGTGCTATACGCAACAACTAGGAGTTGTTAGTTTTTTATTAAGAGGCGTTTTAAAAAGTAAAAAAGGACATTCTAAGGCAGCTTACTTTCAGTTACTCTCACAGTTGCAATTAATTATTGTATATAAGAATAATAGATCATTGCAAGCTATAAAAGAAACTAAGTTGAATACTATTTATACAAGTTTGCACTCTAATGTTTTAAAGAGTTCTATTGTTATGTTTTTGTCTGAAGTATTATCGAATACACTAAAAGAAGAAGAAAAAAACGAAACACTTTATAGTTATATTGAAACTACGTTGATGTGGCTTGATACACATTCAGAATATTCAAATTTTCATTTACTGTTTTTACTTAATTTAACGAAGTATTTAGGATTTTACCCAGACACAAAAAATACAGATTACCCTTTTTTTAATTTGGCAGAAGGGAAGTTTGAAGCAAAATCGCAAGGTAGATATTCTCTATCTGGAGAAAATTTAACACTTTTAAAACAACTGTTAGGCACAACATTTGATGCCTTGTCTACTGTAGAAATTAATGCAAAACAAAGACAGTCATTTTTAAGTATGATTTTGCTATATTTTGAATTACATTTGGGGAGTTTTAAAACACCAAAATCATTACTGATATTTAATCAGGTTTTTAATTAA